The following coding sequences are from one Luteimonas sp. S4-F44 window:
- the cheD gene encoding chemoreceptor glutamine deamidase CheD, whose protein sequence is MSPSDAVMRYRDPQFQVPAAKLLPTQYLVVDDGTALVTVLGSCVAACIRDPLLHLGGMNHFLLPDGGNGDGAPARYGSYAMEVLINELLKRGASRRRLEAKVFGGANVLKGFTSNPVGTRNAEFVRGYLDAEHIPVVAEDLQGIHPRKVWFFPQSGKVMVYRLPHAHGAEVAAAESAVRARLARAPIAGDVELFE, encoded by the coding sequence ATGTCACCCAGCGATGCGGTGATGCGCTACCGCGACCCGCAGTTCCAGGTGCCGGCGGCCAAGCTGCTGCCCACCCAGTACCTGGTGGTGGACGACGGCACGGCGCTGGTCACCGTGCTCGGCTCGTGCGTGGCCGCGTGCATTCGCGACCCGCTGCTGCACCTGGGCGGCATGAACCACTTCCTGTTGCCCGACGGCGGCAACGGCGACGGCGCGCCGGCGCGCTACGGCAGCTATGCGATGGAGGTACTGATCAACGAACTGCTCAAGCGCGGCGCCAGCCGCCGTCGTCTCGAGGCCAAGGTGTTCGGTGGCGCCAACGTGCTCAAGGGCTTCACCAGCAACCCGGTGGGCACCCGCAATGCCGAATTCGTGCGCGGCTATCTAGACGCGGAGCACATCCCGGTTGTGGCCGAAGACCTGCAGGGCATCCATCCGCGCAAGGTGTGGTTCTTCCCGCAGAGCGGCAAGGTGATGGTCTACCGCCTGCCGCACGCGCACGGCGCCGAGGTGGCGGCCGCCGAATCGGCCGTCCGCGCCCGCCTGGCGCGTGCGCCGATCGCCGGCGATGTGGAGCTGTTCGAATGA
- a CDS encoding CheR family methyltransferase, producing MSAASLPHPPGDARQFVFADRDFRRVCQLIHDRAGIALVASKRDMVYGRLSRRLRALGLDDFGDYLALLEGDPDGEEWQAFTNALTTNLTSFFREPHHFETLRTQLQRAGTGRKPLTLWSCAASTGEEPYSMAITACEAFDTLQPPVRIVATDIDTQVLATARQGVYPIERVAALDADLRRRFFQRGTGPNAGKCRVHPALQALIEFRPLNLLAGRYDVGGPFDAIFCRNVMIYFDKPTQRGILSRLVTHMDVASLLYTGHSENYLHAADLIQPCGRTLYRRHYTAPAA from the coding sequence ATGAGTGCCGCTTCCCTGCCCCATCCCCCCGGCGACGCACGCCAGTTCGTGTTCGCCGACCGCGATTTCCGCCGTGTGTGCCAGTTGATCCACGACCGGGCGGGCATCGCCCTGGTCGCCAGCAAGCGCGACATGGTCTACGGCCGGCTGTCGCGGCGGCTGCGTGCGCTCGGCCTCGACGACTTCGGCGACTATCTGGCGCTGCTGGAAGGCGATCCCGATGGCGAGGAATGGCAAGCGTTCACCAACGCGCTGACCACCAATCTGACCTCGTTCTTCCGCGAGCCGCACCACTTCGAGACCCTGCGCACCCAGTTGCAGCGCGCCGGGACGGGCCGCAAGCCGCTGACATTGTGGTCGTGCGCGGCCTCGACCGGCGAGGAGCCGTACTCGATGGCCATCACCGCCTGCGAGGCGTTCGATACGCTGCAGCCGCCGGTGCGCATCGTCGCGACCGATATCGACACCCAGGTCCTGGCGACTGCGCGCCAGGGCGTCTACCCGATCGAGCGCGTCGCCGCGCTCGACGCCGATCTACGACGCCGCTTCTTCCAGCGCGGCACCGGCCCCAATGCCGGCAAGTGTCGGGTGCATCCGGCGCTGCAGGCGCTGATCGAGTTCCGCCCCTTGAACCTGCTGGCCGGCCGCTACGACGTCGGTGGGCCTTTCGATGCGATCTTCTGCCGCAACGTGATGATCTACTTCGACAAGCCGACCCAGCGCGGGATCCTGTCGCGGCTGGTCACGCACATGGACGTGGCCAGCCTGCTCTACACCGGGCATTCGGAAAACTACCTGCATGCCGCCGACCTGATCCAGCCGTGTGGCCGCACGCTGTACCGGCGCCACTACACGGCCCCCGCCGCGTGA
- a CDS encoding methyl-accepting chemotaxis protein, translating to MHWFSNLKLAPKLMLAFGVVLILMIAQGVGGFVGLRSLDSVTDHLADNTLPTLTTVGETRALLGEYRAASYLGLVRASEQVKRDARERTAAMEQQIEANTAAYEPLIVSPEERKLYDGFVTAWADAKASYHEVNELLELDLPDDATDTFIGRTRDLHLAAGNALQALQAEADRQATAAREEARSVQTGSSILMATMLLAGITGGMVIAWLMARSLTGATRSAVTIANDVASGKLDTRIDASRRDEIGDLLKAMQRMQHDLRERIERDQKIASENLRIRTALDSASTGMIVTDESFNILYVNPALQTVMRDNAEAIAAELPHYDPAQPLIGTSLTTFELDGKPDQRVLASLKERGIAHREMQYQDACIAQIISPIRDAQGRDIGLIAEWRDRTGEVRVEAEVARIVSAAAAGDLDHRVSLEGKQGFIRQLAQQLNSLLDANAVSLAQVSHVLNALASGDLTARMEGDFHGVFARMRDDANTTVAQLTGIVARIQDASAAIGTASTEIASGNDDLSRRTEQQAANLEETAASMEELTSTVRQNADHARQANQLAQGAATVASQGGEVVGQVVATMADIEASSRKIADIISVIDGIAFQTNILALNAAVEAARAGEQGRGFAVVASEVRTLAQRSANAAKEIKGLIDDSTGKVASGAALAGQAGATMAEMVASVQRVTDIMAEISAASQEQAAGIEQVNQTIVQMDETTQQNAALVEEASAAARAMEEQATGLAEAISMLRIEGQAVATPAAQPTRAAPPPSRKPAPAAPRPATRAPAAPALAEADWAEF from the coding sequence ATGCACTGGTTCTCGAATCTCAAGCTCGCACCGAAACTGATGCTGGCATTCGGCGTCGTCCTGATCCTGATGATCGCCCAGGGCGTGGGCGGGTTCGTCGGTCTGCGCTCGCTTGACAGCGTCACCGACCACCTGGCCGACAACACGCTGCCGACGCTGACCACGGTCGGAGAAACGCGTGCCCTGCTCGGGGAGTACCGCGCGGCGTCGTACCTGGGCCTGGTGCGCGCCAGCGAGCAGGTCAAGCGCGATGCCCGCGAACGCACCGCGGCGATGGAACAGCAGATCGAAGCGAACACGGCGGCGTACGAGCCGCTGATCGTCTCGCCCGAGGAGCGCAAGCTCTACGACGGCTTCGTGACCGCCTGGGCCGATGCCAAGGCCTCATACCACGAGGTCAACGAACTGCTCGAACTCGATCTGCCCGACGACGCCACCGATACCTTCATCGGCCGCACCCGTGACCTGCACCTGGCCGCCGGCAACGCGCTGCAGGCGCTGCAGGCCGAGGCCGATCGCCAGGCCACCGCGGCCCGCGAGGAAGCCCGCTCCGTGCAGACCGGTTCGAGCATTCTCATGGCGACCATGCTGCTGGCCGGCATCACCGGCGGCATGGTCATCGCCTGGCTGATGGCGCGCAGCCTCACCGGCGCCACCCGCTCGGCGGTCACAATCGCCAACGACGTGGCCAGCGGCAAGCTCGACACCCGCATCGACGCCAGCCGCCGCGACGAGATCGGCGACCTGCTCAAGGCCATGCAGCGCATGCAGCACGATCTTCGCGAGCGGATCGAGCGCGACCAGAAGATCGCCAGCGAGAACCTGCGCATCCGCACTGCCCTCGACAGCGCCTCGACCGGGATGATCGTCACCGATGAGTCGTTCAACATCCTCTACGTCAATCCCGCGCTGCAGACCGTGATGCGCGACAACGCCGAGGCTATCGCCGCCGAGCTGCCGCACTACGATCCGGCCCAGCCGCTGATCGGCACCTCGTTGACGACCTTCGAACTGGATGGCAAGCCGGACCAGCGCGTGCTTGCCAGCCTCAAGGAGCGCGGCATCGCGCACCGCGAGATGCAGTACCAGGACGCCTGCATCGCCCAGATCATCTCGCCGATCCGCGACGCGCAGGGCCGCGACATCGGTCTGATCGCCGAGTGGCGCGACCGCACCGGTGAAGTCCGGGTCGAAGCCGAAGTCGCGCGCATCGTGTCCGCGGCCGCGGCCGGCGACCTCGACCATCGCGTCTCGCTGGAAGGCAAGCAGGGCTTCATCCGGCAATTGGCGCAGCAGCTCAACAGCCTGCTCGACGCCAATGCGGTCAGCCTGGCGCAGGTCTCGCACGTGCTCAATGCGCTCGCCTCGGGCGATCTGACCGCGCGTATGGAAGGTGATTTCCACGGTGTGTTCGCCCGCATGCGCGACGACGCCAACACCACCGTCGCCCAGCTCACCGGCATCGTCGCCCGCATCCAGGACGCCTCGGCCGCGATCGGCACCGCATCCACCGAGATCGCCTCGGGCAACGACGATCTCTCGCGCCGCACCGAGCAGCAGGCGGCCAACCTGGAAGAAACCGCCGCCTCGATGGAGGAACTCACCTCCACCGTGCGCCAGAACGCTGACCACGCCCGCCAGGCCAACCAGCTCGCCCAGGGCGCGGCCACCGTCGCCTCGCAGGGCGGCGAGGTCGTCGGCCAGGTCGTCGCCACGATGGCCGACATCGAAGCCTCCTCGCGCAAGATCGCCGACATCATCTCGGTCATCGACGGCATCGCGTTCCAGACCAACATCCTCGCGCTCAATGCCGCGGTCGAAGCCGCGCGTGCCGGCGAACAGGGCCGCGGCTTCGCCGTCGTCGCCTCCGAGGTCCGCACCCTCGCCCAGCGCAGCGCCAACGCCGCCAAGGAGATCAAGGGGCTGATTGACGACTCCACCGGCAAGGTCGCCAGCGGCGCCGCGCTCGCCGGCCAGGCCGGCGCCACGATGGCCGAGATGGTCGCCTCGGTGCAGCGTGTGACCGACATCATGGCCGAGATCTCCGCGGCTTCGCAGGAGCAGGCCGCCGGCATCGAGCAGGTCAACCAGACCATCGTGCAGATGGACGAGACCACCCAGCAGAACGCCGCGCTGGTCGAAGAAGCCTCGGCCGCCGCACGCGCGATGGAGGAACAGGCCACGGGTCTGGCCGAGGCGATCTCGATGCTGCGGATCGAAGGGCAGGCCGTGGCGACACCCGCTGCGCAGCCGACCCGGGCAGCGCCGCCGCCGTCGCGCAAGCCGGCACCGGCCGCGCCGCGTCCGGCGACACGCGCGCCCGCCGCGCCCGCCCTGGCCGAGGCCGACTGGGCGGAGTTCTGA
- a CDS encoding chemotaxis protein CheW, with protein sequence MSSPDPQNAGEYLTFTLGDEHYGVDILKVQEIRGYDAVTRLPDAPDYIKGVINLRGTIVPVIDLRLKLRLAQARYDSFTVMIVLNVDDRVVGIVVDGVSDVVPLSAEQIRPTPEFGAAIDTRCISGIGTFDDRMLILLDIETLLDSAELAVPQAA encoded by the coding sequence ATGAGCAGTCCAGATCCCCAGAACGCCGGCGAGTACCTTACTTTCACCCTGGGCGACGAGCACTACGGTGTCGACATCCTCAAGGTGCAGGAGATCCGAGGCTACGACGCGGTCACCCGCTTGCCCGACGCCCCGGACTACATCAAGGGCGTGATCAACCTGCGCGGCACGATCGTGCCGGTGATCGACCTGCGTCTGAAGCTGCGCCTGGCGCAGGCGCGCTACGACAGCTTCACGGTGATGATCGTGCTCAACGTCGACGACCGCGTCGTAGGCATCGTCGTCGACGGCGTGTCGGACGTGGTGCCGCTGTCGGCCGAGCAGATCCGCCCGACACCCGAGTTCGGCGCGGCGATCGACACCCGTTGCATCTCCGGCATCGGCACCTTCGACGACCGGATGCTGATCCTGCTCGACATCGAAACCCTGCTCGACAGCGCCGAACTGGCGGTCCCGCAGGCGGCGTGA
- a CDS encoding flagellar brake protein, giving the protein MAPADPLYPLDDEALSRYMLRDSADMGRVLRSLVEAKALISGSLIPGDLACPTALLAVGDDGTLVLDASRQDALNRKLAICTQLICDTRLDAVQIRFRLSTPLPALHEGRQAFIASWPEALLRLQRRDLYRVVPPFDAGVTLHPGHGNAPAALPDNGLRVLDLSGGGLAVALDDGEDPRFAPGRTLNGCLLQLPDTVAMPVTVTVAHRFCEQIGLRVRWRAGCRFVALAPVAQRRILQSIFQIERQRNARLRRAV; this is encoded by the coding sequence ATGGCGCCTGCAGACCCGCTCTATCCGCTGGACGACGAGGCGCTGTCGCGCTACATGCTGCGCGACAGCGCCGACATGGGACGCGTGCTGCGCAGTCTGGTCGAGGCGAAGGCATTGATCAGCGGCAGCCTGATACCCGGCGACCTGGCCTGCCCGACCGCACTACTCGCGGTCGGCGACGACGGCACCCTGGTCCTTGACGCCAGCCGGCAGGACGCCCTCAACCGCAAGCTCGCGATCTGCACCCAGCTCATCTGCGATACCCGGCTCGACGCGGTGCAGATCCGCTTCCGGCTGTCGACGCCGCTGCCGGCCCTGCACGAGGGACGCCAGGCGTTCATCGCCTCCTGGCCCGAGGCGCTGCTGCGCCTGCAGCGACGCGACCTCTATCGCGTCGTGCCGCCGTTCGATGCCGGCGTGACGCTGCATCCGGGGCATGGCAACGCCCCGGCGGCGTTACCGGACAACGGCCTGAGGGTGCTGGATCTGAGCGGCGGCGGGCTGGCGGTGGCGCTGGACGACGGCGAAGATCCACGATTCGCACCCGGGCGTACGCTCAACGGTTGCCTGTTGCAATTGCCCGACACCGTGGCGATGCCGGTGACCGTCACCGTCGCGCATCGTTTCTGCGAACAGATCGGCTTGCGGGTGCGCTGGCGTGCAGGCTGTCGCTTCGTCGCGCTGGCACCGGTCGCGCAGCGGCGGATCCTGCAGTCCATCTTCCAGATCGAGCGCCAGCGCAACGCCCGACTGCGCCGCGCCGTGTAA
- a CDS encoding methyl-accepting chemotaxis protein, whose product MNPVAAVLRALSDLSMQRKFLVQTALVATGIILLAVVAARVQFVDLNQSRKDGVASQVRLALGVIEEYASRVEHGELTVEQAKERALRTLAAMRSDNGVDYFFVTDEHPTMLMHPLRADLIGKDVSGIIDTDGTAIYSRFVEVARAGGGNVDYLWAKPGEDEPVHKTSYSAMYAPWGWVVTTGVYLDDTQAQALTFTVIMTAVGGLLVLLNAGIGWLIGHSVLEPLGRAVHAIRGVARGDLSIRTGHQGRDEIGQMLRSTDEMVHMLERFSEQTREMIGQHAGDDMRHRMPVDFPGVYGELASGINTMMFEHLDAFVEAIDILNEYANGDLSRDARRLPASRAVLHEAMDAAKASLMAINGEINRLATAAAAGDFSVRGDERRFRDDFGRMIQSLNAMMAASDRSLSELSRLLQSIAAGDLTARMEGDFHGVFARMRDDANTTVAQLTGIVARIQDASAAIGTASTEIASGNDDLSRRTEQQAANLEETAASMEELTSTVRQNADHARQANQLAQGAATVASQGGEVVGQVVATMADIEASSRKIADIISVIDGIAFQTNILALNAAVEAARAGEQGRGFAVVASEVRTLAQRSANAAKEIKGLIDDSTGKVASGAALAGQAGATMAEMVASVQRVTDIMAEISAASQEQAAGIEQVNQTIVQMDETTQQNAALVEEASAAARAMEEQAAGLADAIAVFRVDTATALLQAVVDAARPPTIGHALS is encoded by the coding sequence ATGAACCCCGTCGCCGCCGTGCTCCGAGCGCTGTCCGATCTTTCGATGCAGCGCAAATTCCTGGTCCAGACCGCGCTCGTCGCGACCGGCATCATCCTGCTGGCCGTCGTCGCGGCCCGGGTCCAGTTCGTCGACCTCAATCAGTCCCGCAAGGATGGCGTCGCATCACAGGTGCGACTGGCGTTGGGCGTCATCGAGGAATACGCCAGCCGCGTCGAACATGGCGAGCTGACCGTCGAGCAGGCCAAGGAACGCGCACTGCGCACGCTCGCGGCCATGCGCTCGGACAATGGCGTCGACTACTTCTTCGTCACCGACGAACACCCCACCATGCTGATGCACCCGCTGCGCGCGGACCTGATCGGCAAGGACGTGTCTGGGATCATCGACACCGACGGCACGGCCATTTACAGCCGCTTCGTCGAGGTCGCGCGCGCCGGCGGCGGCAACGTCGACTACCTCTGGGCCAAGCCGGGCGAGGACGAACCGGTGCACAAGACCTCGTACTCGGCGATGTACGCACCGTGGGGCTGGGTGGTGACCACCGGCGTCTACCTCGACGACACCCAGGCCCAGGCGCTGACGTTCACTGTGATCATGACCGCCGTCGGCGGCCTGCTGGTGCTGCTCAACGCTGGCATCGGCTGGCTGATCGGCCACTCTGTCCTCGAGCCACTGGGACGGGCGGTGCATGCGATCCGCGGCGTGGCCCGCGGCGACCTGAGTATCCGCACCGGCCACCAGGGCCGCGACGAGATCGGCCAGATGCTGCGCTCGACCGACGAGATGGTGCACATGCTCGAGCGGTTCTCTGAACAAACGCGCGAGATGATCGGCCAGCATGCCGGCGACGACATGCGTCACCGGATGCCGGTGGACTTCCCGGGTGTGTACGGCGAACTGGCGTCTGGTATCAACACCATGATGTTCGAGCACCTGGACGCGTTCGTCGAGGCGATCGACATCCTCAACGAATACGCCAATGGCGATCTGTCGCGCGACGCGCGCCGCCTGCCTGCCAGCCGTGCGGTCCTGCACGAAGCCATGGACGCTGCCAAGGCCAGCCTCATGGCGATCAATGGCGAGATCAACCGACTGGCCACTGCGGCCGCCGCCGGCGACTTCTCGGTCCGCGGCGACGAGCGCCGGTTCCGCGACGATTTCGGGCGCATGATCCAGAGCCTCAACGCAATGATGGCGGCCAGCGATCGCAGCCTGAGCGAGCTCTCACGCCTGCTGCAGTCGATCGCGGCCGGCGACCTGACCGCCCGCATGGAGGGCGACTTCCACGGTGTGTTCGCCCGCATGCGCGACGACGCCAACACCACCGTCGCCCAGCTCACCGGCATCGTCGCCCGCATCCAGGACGCCTCGGCCGCGATCGGCACCGCATCCACCGAGATCGCCTCGGGCAACGACGACCTTTCGCGCCGCACTGAGCAGCAGGCGGCCAACCTGGAAGAAACCGCCGCCTCGATGGAGGAACTCACCTCCACCGTGCGCCAGAACGCCGACCACGCCCGCCAGGCCAACCAGCTCGCCCAGGGCGCGGCCACCGTCGCCTCCCAGGGCGGCGAGGTCGTCGGCCAGGTCGTCGCCACGATGGCCGACATCGAAGCCTCCTCGCGCAAGATCGCCGACATCATCTCGGTCATCGACGGCATCGCGTTCCAGACCAACATCCTCGCGCTCAATGCCGCGGTCGAAGCCGCACGCGCTGGCGAACAGGGTCGCGGTTTCGCCGTCGTCGCCTCCGAGGTCCGCACCCTCGCCCAGCGCAGCGCCAACGCCGCCAAGGAGATCAAGGGGCTGATTGACGACTCCACCGGCAAGGTCGCCAGCGGCGCCGCGCTCGCCGGCCAGGCCGGCGCCACGATGGCCGAGATGGTCGCCTCGGTGCAGCGTGTGACCGACATCATGGCCGAGATCTCCGCCGCTTCGCAGGAGCAGGCCGCCGGCATCGAGCAGGTCAACCAGACCATCGTGCAGATGGACGAGACCACCCAGCAGAACGCCGCGCTGGTCGAAGAAGCCTCGGCCGCCGCACGCGCGATGGAGGAACAGGCCGCCGGGCTCGCCGATGCGATCGCGGTGTTCCGCGTCGACACCGCCACGGCGTTGCTACAGGCGGTGGTGGATGCGGCCCGCCCGCCGACCATCGGCCACGCGCTGTCCTGA
- a CDS encoding methyl-accepting chemotaxis protein: protein MRWLNNLSIARKLAIAFTMIVLLAAGLGAFALNRLGGINAELQKVSLDDMPAVQYLAEIRSQLGEYRMYELSQLSRLAEPDAVRDYDQRLAQIEKIIAEQRSLYEGLPLIDEERGLYDAMTARLAAYFGARREIEQALAAGDSETAQTISDAKSRPLRRLLFESIAALAQFNDQRLSDDIAQANEVYRSSLLAMIAGIAIIVLLATTMAIAISRTLSQSVGSAVKVANDVSQGRLDTQIVVDRHDEVGQLLAAMQRMQGQLRAVIDAQRDMARAHDDGTISHRMDEGTFPGDYGQMVRETNALVGSHVDVKMHMIEVMRQYAIGDLTPDLAQYPGEKAVLTETMAAVKANLGAINAEVKAVAGAAARGDFSVRGDAARFQYDFRGMIEDLNRLMDAADGNLDQLSRLLQSIAAGDLTARMEGDFHGVFARMRDDANTTVAQLTGIVARIQDASAAIGTASTEIASGNDDLSRRTEQQAANLEETAASMEELTSTVRQNADHARQANQLAQGAATVASQGGEVVGQVVSTMADIEASSRKIADIISVIDGIAFQTNILALNAAVEAARAGEQGRGFAVVASEVRTLAQRSANAAKEIKGLIDDSTGKVASGAALAGQAGRTMAEMVASVQRVTDIMGEISAASQEQAAGIEQVNQTIVQMDETTQQNAALVEEASAAARAMEEQAAGLADAIAVFDIDAGRSSATARRTAATAPPIAPASIRLGTPAAAAERAAPVRKAPAAVLETDWAEF, encoded by the coding sequence ATGAGATGGTTGAACAACCTGTCGATCGCCCGAAAGCTGGCGATCGCCTTCACCATGATCGTGCTGCTGGCCGCGGGCCTGGGCGCATTCGCCCTGAACCGACTGGGCGGCATCAATGCCGAATTGCAGAAGGTCAGCCTCGATGACATGCCTGCGGTGCAGTACCTGGCCGAGATCCGGTCGCAGTTGGGCGAGTACCGGATGTACGAACTCTCGCAGCTCAGCCGCCTGGCCGAGCCCGATGCAGTGCGCGACTACGACCAGCGTCTGGCCCAGATCGAAAAGATCATCGCCGAGCAGCGCTCGCTGTACGAAGGTCTGCCGCTGATCGACGAGGAGCGCGGCCTGTACGACGCGATGACCGCGCGGCTGGCAGCATACTTCGGCGCTCGGCGCGAGATCGAGCAGGCGCTGGCCGCTGGCGACAGCGAGACCGCGCAGACGATTTCCGATGCGAAGTCACGTCCGCTGCGCCGTCTTCTGTTCGAGTCGATAGCCGCCCTGGCGCAGTTCAACGATCAACGCTTGAGCGACGACATCGCCCAGGCCAACGAGGTCTACCGCAGCAGCCTGCTGGCAATGATCGCCGGCATCGCGATCATCGTGCTGCTGGCCACGACAATGGCGATCGCGATCTCGCGAACGCTGTCGCAATCGGTCGGCAGCGCGGTCAAGGTCGCCAACGATGTGTCGCAAGGTCGCCTGGATACGCAGATCGTCGTCGACCGGCATGACGAGGTCGGACAGCTGCTTGCGGCCATGCAACGCATGCAGGGTCAGCTGCGCGCCGTCATCGATGCCCAGCGCGACATGGCCCGCGCGCATGACGACGGCACGATCAGCCATCGCATGGACGAGGGTACATTCCCCGGCGACTACGGCCAGATGGTGCGCGAGACCAACGCGCTGGTCGGCTCGCACGTCGACGTGAAGATGCACATGATCGAGGTCATGCGCCAGTACGCAATCGGCGACCTGACGCCGGACCTGGCGCAGTACCCAGGCGAGAAAGCGGTGCTGACCGAGACGATGGCCGCAGTGAAGGCCAACCTCGGTGCGATCAACGCCGAGGTCAAGGCAGTGGCCGGCGCCGCCGCCCGTGGCGACTTCAGCGTCCGCGGCGATGCGGCGCGGTTCCAGTACGACTTCCGCGGCATGATCGAGGACCTCAACCGGCTGATGGATGCCGCCGACGGCAACCTCGACCAGCTCTCGCGCCTGCTGCAGTCGATCGCGGCCGGCGATCTGACCGCCCGCATGGAGGGCGACTTCCACGGTGTGTTCGCCCGCATGCGCGACGACGCCAACACCACCGTCGCCCAGCTCACCGGCATCGTCGCCCGCATCCAGGACGCCTCGGCCGCGATCGGCACCGCATCCACCGAGATCGCCTCGGGCAACGACGACCTTTCGCGCCGCACTGAGCAGCAGGCGGCCAACCTGGAAGAAACCGCCGCCTCGATGGAGGAACTCACCTCCACCGTGCGCCAGAACGCCGACCACGCCCGCCAGGCCAACCAGCTCGCCCAGGGCGCGGCCACCGTCGCCTCCCAGGGCGGCGAGGTCGTCGGCCAGGTCGTGTCCACGATGGCCGACATCGAAGCCTCCTCGCGCAAGATCGCCGACATCATCTCGGTCATCGACGGCATCGCGTTCCAGACCAACATCCTCGCGCTCAATGCCGCGGTCGAAGCCGCGCGTGCCGGCGAACAGGGCCGTGGTTTCGCCGTCGTCGCCTCCGAGGTCCGCACCCTCGCCCAGCGCAGCGCCAATGCCGCCAAGGAGATCAAGGGCCTGATCGACGACTCCACCGGCAAGGTCGCCAGCGGCGCCGCGCTCGCCGGCCAGGCCGGCCGCACGATGGCCGAGATGGTCGCCTCGGTGCAGCGCGTGACCGACATCATGGGCGAGATCTCCGCCGCCTCGCAGGAACAAGCGGCCGGTATCGAGCAGGTCAACCAGACCATTGTGCAGATGGACGAGACCACCCAGCAGAACGCCGCGCTGGTCGAAGAAGCCTCCGCCGCCGCACGCGCGATGGAGGAACAGGCCGCCGGGCTCGCCGATGCGATCGCAGTGTTCGACATCGACGCCGGCCGCAGCAGCGCCACCGCTCGCCGGACCGCCGCCACAGCGCCGCCGATCGCGCCGGCCAGCATCCGCCTGGGGACGCCTGCCGCAGCGGCCGAACGCGCTGCCCCGGTGCGCAAGGCGCCGGCGGCGGTGCTGGAGACCGACTGGGCGGAGTTCTGA